A window from Thermoanaerobaculales bacterium encodes these proteins:
- a CDS encoding MFS transporter — MKRSMAIVLLVFLIFFVISFLTNILGPLVPDIIKGFSLSLTLAGFLPFSFFVAYGVMSIPAGVLLERFGHKPILVAAFVLAFGGSFLFASFPTFAVALVSLFSIGIGMTMLQVAINPLLRVAGGEEHFAFFSVMAQLVFGSASFLSPHVYSFLVARLQADPRPADGVLGLLAGIVPPALPWVSLYWVFTVVTAVMVLVLASVRLPRVELKADERTGGASTYRELLRNRYVWLFFFGIFAYVGTEQGVANWVSRFLEVYHGLDPQVEGARTVSYFWGLMTAGCLLGLLLLKLIDARRVLVGFTTAAMLSLVVALSGPASVSRLAFMAFGFFLSVMWSIVFSLALNSVAEHHGSFSGILCSGILGGAVVPWLVGAIGDQIGLRAAMTLLFLTLGYIFSIGLWAKPLVDNATVTPRELLASLTGRGRG, encoded by the coding sequence ATGAAGCGGAGCATGGCGATCGTCCTGCTCGTGTTCCTGATCTTCTTCGTGATCTCCTTCCTGACCAACATCCTGGGGCCGCTGGTGCCGGACATCATCAAGGGCTTCAGCCTGAGCCTGACCCTGGCCGGCTTCCTGCCGTTCTCGTTCTTCGTCGCCTACGGCGTGATGTCGATCCCGGCCGGGGTGCTGCTCGAGCGCTTCGGCCACAAGCCGATCCTGGTCGCCGCCTTCGTGCTCGCCTTCGGCGGCTCGTTCCTGTTCGCGAGCTTCCCGACCTTCGCAGTGGCGCTGGTGTCGCTGTTTTCGATTGGCATCGGCATGACCATGCTGCAGGTGGCGATCAACCCGCTGCTGCGGGTGGCGGGTGGCGAGGAGCACTTCGCCTTCTTCTCGGTGATGGCGCAGCTGGTGTTCGGCTCGGCCTCGTTCCTGAGCCCCCACGTCTACTCGTTCCTGGTGGCGCGACTCCAGGCCGACCCGCGTCCGGCCGACGGGGTGCTCGGGCTGCTCGCCGGGATCGTGCCGCCGGCGCTGCCCTGGGTGTCGCTCTACTGGGTCTTCACGGTGGTCACCGCGGTCATGGTCCTGGTGCTGGCCTCGGTCCGGCTGCCCAGGGTCGAGCTCAAGGCCGACGAGCGCACCGGCGGAGCCTCGACCTACCGCGAGCTGCTCCGCAATCGCTACGTCTGGCTCTTTTTCTTCGGGATCTTCGCCTACGTCGGCACCGAGCAGGGAGTCGCCAACTGGGTGTCCCGCTTCCTCGAGGTCTACCACGGGCTCGACCCCCAGGTGGAGGGCGCGCGCACCGTCTCCTACTTCTGGGGCCTGATGACCGCCGGCTGCCTGCTCGGCCTGCTGCTGCTGAAGCTGATCGACGCGCGGCGCGTGCTGGTCGGCTTCACGACCGCGGCCATGCTGAGCCTCGTGGTGGCGCTCTCGGGCCCAGCCTCGGTCTCGCGGCTCGCCTTCATGGCGTTCGGCTTCTTCCTGTCGGTGATGTGGTCGATCGTCTTCTCGCTCGCGCTGAACTCGGTCGCCGAGCACCACGGTTCGTTCTCCGGGATCCTGTGCAGCGGGATCCTCGGCGGCGCGGTGGTGCCGTGGCTGGTCGGCGCGATCGGCGACCAGATCGGGCTGCGGGCCGCCATGACGCTGCTCTTTCTGACCCTCGGCTACATCTTCTCGATCGGGCTGTGGGCGAAGCCGCTGGTCGACAACGCCACCGTCACGCCGCGCGAGCTGCTGGCGAGCCTGACCGGCCGCGGCAGGGGATGA